A window of Clostridium botulinum BKT015925 contains these coding sequences:
- a CDS encoding IS1182-like element ISCbo5 family transposase (programmed frameshift), translated as MLTNNERKQNQLELVYIENLVPENHILRKIDKFIDFSFIRDLTKDLYCPDNGRPSVDPVVLFKMLFIGYLFGIRSERQLVKEIQVNVAYRWFLGYGLTDKIPSHSTISQNRTKRFNDTNIHQEIFDNIVFQAINRNLVDGKILYTDSTHLKANANKHKLIKKEITKSTKEYFDELEKDINKDRINHNKKPLKKDLKTSETKEIKVSTTDPDSGYMVRDGKPKGFFYLDHRTVDGKYNIITDVHVTPGNINDVDPYVKRIETQIKKFNFNTKYLVADAGYSTNPICKQVSEKNYQGVFGFRLGPHVKEKYTKYRFQYIKELDGYVCMNNFFLKYKTTTRSGYKEYVSNADECASCKYKNNCLTSDKSINRTIRRHVWEDYKDQIFAFTKTEKGKSIYKKRKEKIERSFADSKELHGLRYCRMRGIKNVSEQCLLTAAVQNMKKIAMVLWHYFSYDLIEIYTKSLHKTSNFLMLSHKRYLTKVKASNYMEAF; from the coding sequence ATGCTTACTAATAATGAGAGAAAACAAAATCAATTAGAACTGGTTTATATAGAAAACTTAGTACCAGAAAATCATATACTTAGAAAAATAGATAAATTCATAGACTTTTCGTTTATACGAGATTTAACTAAGGATTTATATTGTCCTGACAATGGTAGACCATCAGTAGATCCAGTTGTATTATTTAAAATGCTTTTTATTGGATACCTATTCGGTATACGCTCTGAGCGTCAGCTCGTAAAGGAAATACAAGTAAATGTAGCTTATAGGTGGTTCTTAGGATATGGACTTACTGATAAAATACCAAGCCATTCTACCATAAGTCAAAATAGAACAAAGAGATTCAATGATACAAATATACATCAAGAAATATTTGATAACATTGTATTTCAAGCGATTAATAGAAATTTAGTCGATGGCAAAATTTTATACACTGATTCTACCCATCTAAAAGCTAACGCTAATAAACATAAACTTATAAAAAAAGAAATAACTAAATCTACAAAGGAATACTTTGATGAATTAGAAAAAGATATTAATAAAGATAGAATTAATCATAATAAAAAGCCTCTAAAAAAAGACCTAAAAACATCTGAAACCAAAGAAATAAAAGTAAGTACAACTGATCCAGACAGTGGATATATGGTTAGGGACGGAAAACCAAAAGGTTTTTTTTATTTAGATCATAGAACTGTTGACGGAAAATATAATATTATAACTGATGTTCATGTAACTCCAGGTAATATTAATGATGTAGATCCTTATGTTAAAAGAATAGAGACGCAAATAAAAAAGTTTAATTTTAATACAAAGTATTTAGTAGCTGATGCTGGTTATTCTACAAATCCTATTTGTAAGCAAGTTTCAGAAAAAAATTATCAAGGTGTTTTTGGTTTCCGTTTAGGACCTCATGTTAAAGAAAAGTATACTAAATATAGATTTCAATATATTAAAGAATTAGATGGATATGTATGTATGAATAACTTCTTTTTAAAATACAAAACCACTACAAGAAGCGGATATAAAGAATATGTTAGTAATGCGGATGAATGTGCTTCATGCAAATATAAAAATAATTGCTTAACATCTGATAAATCAATTAACAGAACTATACGTCGTCATGTTTGGGAAGATTATAAGGATCAAATTTTTGCATTTACTAAAACTGAAAAAGGTAAAAGTATTTATAAAAAACGTAAAGAAAAAATTGAGCGTAGCTTTGCTGATTCAAAAGAATTACATGGGCTGCGCTATTGTCGCATGCGAGGAATTAAAAATGTTTCCGAGCAATGCTTACTTACAGCAGCAGTTCAGAATATGAAAAAGATAGCCATGGTGCTATGGCACTATTTTTCGTATGATTTAATTGAA